Part of the Diprion similis isolate iyDipSimi1 chromosome 4, iyDipSimi1.1, whole genome shotgun sequence genome is shown below.
tatTATAATCATAATACTAAAAGACTCACTCTTCTCTTTACTCACGTTATTacgtcgcaatttattgaagcAACCAAACAAAAATCACTAAGCGGTCtattacgtttgtttcatggatttgtatttatttgtatgaataCAGTTTACTAAACTAACATCAAAGATAGCTCCGATTTTCATTACACCTTGAATTCactaaaactttatttttcgaaaaatagtgCCTGGCAGAAGGCAACTGAATTAACATTTCAAACTGCCAATGAATGCAAAGATAATGCAATCAAGAGACTCTAGCCATGTGtgtaattcagaaaaataaaagtagtgTTCTGTAGTGCCGGTGCAACCAGCAGCATACCACCTACACACAGACGCATTGTCGGTAACATTCTTTGGTTTCAAACCCACAAGCATTGACGGAAGATATGGTAAATCCGGTTGCCTCAATCACGTGCACAGAACGTTCCGCGTTTCGGAAAACTcacgatacatatatatcatgcagcttaaatttaaatttaaaccaATCATCGCGGGCGATGACAAACCAGTAAATATTGAATCACGTTACAAATAGTGACCGAAACTCGCGCGGCGTTAGTATCTTTCGAGCAGTACAAGTGGAACCACGCACTGTTCGAGCTGTATCGTTCACCCTAATCTCTGTTTTCTTACCAAACTTAGATTACTCAATTCATACTCGAATTGCACACTTGTGGCTCCGTGAGAAAAGGGGTTTTTGAAATTAGTACAGCATGCAAGTATTGGAATTGAGTTTCATCttgtgttttgaatttttatgatcACGTGACGTGATGGCACGAGATCTATGTCTAAAGTAAAAAAGTGTAGTGCGAATAATTTTAACataattgttttacttttccatTACTCAGAGACCCTTCTGAATTGCATGTGTTCAAATTGCAAGTTTTTTCTTCTGGGATTCCTCCATCACTTTGCGTAGCCATGACAAGTGTCACAGAAATCTACTATTTATTAGTAGCATGGATAGGCTCGTTTACCTACTATCAAAAGGGAACTAAATTACCAAGCAATAATCTTTTTTGGGACTGATTTTACCAtcgattttatatttatgcaaATTTTGGGACCAGCACCTATTGCTGGAACTTTGATATtgacttattttcaattatttattctctaCGTTGATACGTGCGTGAAAGAATGAAGAGAAGTTGTCTACATTTATCGGGCATTATAAATGTGGTATAGCGGATACCGAGTCGTCGAtaatagtgttttttttttgcgggtTGTGATCGGCTACCAAAGTCTTAAAACATCACTGACTAAGACCGCCGAAATTCAATCTCCGGAGTAGTGAGTTTAAACAATTTAGGAAACCGCTTGATAGAGGAGGTTCGAAACTAGATGCAAAATACGTATTTAAGTGGTGAGATTTTGAACGAAACCGATAAACTTACAACATATTCTGAAAGCTGTACATCGTCTGTCATCGAAGTTACCGGAGAACCGCcattgtttgaataaaaagctCAACATCCTAGTACCTATTATGGATAAACATTCGTCTGTAAGTAGCGCACTAAACTCTGCTTCACCCAACACGAAAAGTCGAAGGGTTAAAAGTTGGCGCTTATTTTAAAGAACTTTCTCTAAAAATTCCACCAATCGGGATTCCAGGTCCTCGACCAGGGTTAAATGTTGCACAGTGATGGCCGATGACAGTGACATTGACAGCTGGTATTTAAGAAAAGATGAAATCGTTCAGACGTCCCATAAAAACCTgcgttcgaaattcaacgaCCCTGGTCACAACGGGATTAGACTATCAAACGGTTACTCCACAGCCTCCCACCGGTCTCGAGCCGGGGAACAAAAATCGTCCGGATCTAGCACTGAAGTTCGTTTCATAAACCCAGCGATATACGCGGAGTCTCTCACACCCTCGAACGGCTTCACCGAAAGCGTCGAGACGCCCTGCAGCACAAGCACCGACGAGGAGGCAACCGTCGTCGTCGAGGTCCGTTGCGGCGACTCGAACGGTCTCGCAGACGGGTTCTCCACCCTATCCGTCAACGAAAACTCCCCCAGCATCGGCGACGGGGATGCCCCTAGTGATCAGGTTGATCTGGGTGCAGCGGACACGTACCGGTGCGGTTCTGAGTCAGACACATCGCGGACCTCCACGCTTACCCTGACGAACAATTCAAAGTCCGTTACTCGGCTCGTGAGGCGCTGCGTAATCGATGGGTCCTCAAAAATTTACGACGAAGGAGATACGGCTGTGGATCAGGAGGACGTTCACAGGTGCGTCATGCTTCGTTgttcttttaatatttctagTTCGAGCGCTGAGAATAAGTGGACATGACTTGTTTTTCAGGTTCTCGACGAATTGTCGCAGAGTAGTGCAGTTCTCTTCTTCGTCGCTTTCGAGTTCTGCTTTCTCCGACTCCAGGACCAGCGGCCTTGATCTTGCTCGGAGAATCGCCCATCAGGAATGGGTCCAGAAGAAGCAGCGGGCTGCGCTCCAGAAGAGCGAAGCTGAGCGCAAGGCCGAACTCAGACGTCGGCAGAAAGAAGAACGGGCCGAGAGGGAACGACTTGAGCGCGAGCGGAACGAACgggacaattttttaaaatggcaGGAAcggaagaagaaggaagaagcgGATAGGAAACAGGCTGTCGAACAGGAACTCGAACTTCAAAGGCGGCTGAAGGCGGTCGAAGATCGAGCCGCCATCGCGAAGATAATACATCTTCAGCAGTGGgcgagaaaaaaggaagttgCGCAGAAAGGTTTCGTTTCACTTTCTTTTAGTCAATTTTAGTGGATACTATTGTTGAGAATGCATGATTTCGTCGCGAGGAGGAGATGCTCATCAGCGTGTCGATACCAAATGGTACATTTCCTGCTGTTTGTGTAGCACAACAGAAGGAACAAGAGCTTAAACAAAAGGCCATTGAAGAAGATCGGAAAAAGAGACTGGCGGAAAGCTCTCAGGCTTTTGAAAAGTGGCGAGAAAGCGCAAAGAGCAGACCCAGACCTGCTACTCAAGGACTCCTACGTTAGTACAATTATAAGCTGATTAAATATTCAGATAAAGGTTGACCCCCTCGGCTttagtaatttttcattcctcttttgaattttattcgttgcCAACTGCGTAGCCCACCAGCGTGCTAAGCCATCGTACGTGAATCCGAAGCCCTGGCAGCAAATCGTCGACGTTGAAGAATCGGAATCACAGGAAGATTTGTTGCGTAAGAAATCCGCAGTGCAGGGCAAACAAAAGGGTAATATTGTTAGAAGaagcatcgcatcgcatcacTGACAACGACAAAATGGCGCAAAAGAAGAGCGTCCACTGAAAGAGGAGCCCACCcacgtatttttcaaatctcaatCAGAGACGGTATTACCGATCACTATTCGATCGATCACAATTATCGTCAGCATCAACGTGGATcacgataattattatatcgcTTCGACGGTTTTTAATCTCTCCTAGCTGCAGGTCATTCCTGCATTCCAGGATCATTTGCGacgtgtatattattattaaattcataAGATACAGTGCAATAATGTTatgaaaagagaaacgaagtattttttaattcgggTTACTCGCTTCTCGGCATACCTAATTTTCACGGAACCCGTTTGAGTTAACTTCAAcaaatagtgaaaatttaGATCCACTCGCATTGTCATTGTTTTTTacgaatttcgtttttctcattGATCTTTGATTCGTGTCAAATGAATCTATCGAGAACTGATAATTGCAATGTGATTGAATCTGTATTTCACCAATTTCTCGAGTCTAGCTTATAACGCTTCCTCTGCACGTCTTATTTTGAAACAACTCCTTGCATAATTTGGTGTGCATAATTTACCTAGTGATTGCtagctacattttttttatagataatGTTTAATGACagctaattattttctttgtcgAGGTTTAAGAAACTGCGTTACAGACGACTCATGAAAGTATTTTATAATTGTACTTACTGGCCCTTGCCCCTTTTCGTATTATACCTTATTACATACGGACTAGCTATCGTCTCGTGGcgctattttctacaaaacacAAATCGAACGTGGAGCTCCCCACAGCCGTTTGTCCACTTGATGCCATGCGATTCACtaaacaacaataaaattaaaaatctacaTACATCAACCGCTTGTTCGAGTTTTTTGGCGTGTCAGAATCATTGAACCGATGTCTGTAAAGCGCATTTACATTCACAGAATCCTATATCAGctttatttgtttgttcatAATCAAAACGTTAACTTTGACATACATTCAATCCTGCTTACCCATGCTTAAAACTTTCGCATCACGCTACAGTGTCGAATCAGTAATTTTAAACGGTTTCGATTTAGGTATTCAATATATTGCGTATTCGTCATAATTTTCTCACTCGTGTTAAATGTTTAGTTAATTGTTATCTCTCTATATATTATCACATAGTAATACGACATGCTATATTCAAATCGTTCGATGTATACAATAACTAAACGCCGGGAGTTGTAACAACCAAGCAATTCTCAATTGTTCAACagttcctcctcttcctcttgaAGTCTTTGAATCTCAGATTTGTTCATAAAGTAGTACGACGGTTGGCGTGCTTTCTgaaaacaacaaataaaaatcgcTCTCAGTTCTAATTCGCAGTTTACGCATCGATAGATCTCAGCAATCACGTCTTACCAAATCTTTAAGAACTCGTTTTGCCCCATACTTGATCAAAACGTTACTCAAGTCTTCTACAGCTTCGACGCCCATCGCGTAATGCAGGGCAGTTCGCTCTAGCTGTAATGAATTTACATTATTCAAGTACAGTATCATGTAGTTACATTTACATTCGAATGACAGTCTATGTACTCAAGCCTGCATCGTAATTCGCACTTACGTTATCTCCGATCTTCAAAGTCTCCGGATAATTCTGAGCAATAAACTTGACCATTTCAACATGCTGTCCCAGGGTTGCGATGTGAAGGGCGCAACGACCCATCGAATTCTTTCCCACAGCCAGCAGGCGGCCTCCTCCATTACCGTCACTCAGGAGTTCTTTAACAGCGTTAGTATCGCCTCGTCGCACTGCCTGATGAACTTCTTCACGTCGAGACTGCAAGTAGTGAAATTCATAGAAGACTATGAATGGTCGCAAATTGTTGTTCGAAGATACGGGTACTAcacatttctttttccatgATACTTGCCACAAAGTTTGGTATAGATTGGAGGAACTGAACGGTGGCCTCGTGTCCTCGCTGAGTAGCAACGTCGATGATCTGCACACCGTCATCCTTGACGTCCAGGATGTGGTCGTATCCCTCGAGCAGAAGCTCTACGAGTCTTTCGGTTTCACCTGAGAGCGAAAAAGTCATCAGGTATACCTAGGTAATTAGGTATATCAAACAATTACAAGCTTATTCCTGATAACCTCGATCATCGTACCTCTGGCTGCCAAGTAGACAACCCAGCGATCAATTTCCGCAATATTCTCCGGGATGCCGGCCTGGTGTGCGACGTCTCTTGCTGTTCTGTAGAGTTCATCCCTGAAACCAACGTTCACATCCGACTCCTGTAGAAACTGGAACAATCCGTTTGCAGCGTGGGAACGAACGGCGGCAAAGTGGAGGAGGCTCTGGCCATGCTCGTCCTGCCATAAATCAACGGGACATGAGTGTTGGTGTGAAAACTTTCAGACTATGAAAAATGGAACAGACATTTGCATAGAATTAATACCCGGTTGTAATTATTGTTCAGGGTGGAATCTGCCGCATCCGAATCCGGACTCTGGGGATAACCTGCGTCATCATCGGCTGGATGTTCATGGGTTTCCTGTTCGCGCTCCGATATTATCAACACGTTCGATTCCTACGGTAGTAAGCAGAGAGTCGATTTGTGATCGCAACGTGAGAAGAAGATTATGAGACATCGTGGAGTGAGATGTTCATCGAGTGTCTGGTGAGTTTTACCTGAGTTTTCACTCTTGGCTTGTTCTTGCTGGCGAAGTTGTACAAGTATGTTGCCAGATAAGTAATGGGATCCTTAGGGCGTGTGTTTGCTACTTCGGTTAGTCCTTTTATCAGAGGATCACCCAGGGCTAGAGagggatattttttattgccagGAGTTACACGGAGATGTATGTATGATAGTATAATGCTACCTACAAGAAGCGAGGTAGTGACCCTCGTCGGTTCGAAAAATGGGGATGTCGATCTTAGACTCTCCTGGAACGAAAGAAATCGGTTAACGTTGTAGGAAAAATTCATCTGGCGTGGAAAACATCGATATGAATGTCTGATATTTTCGGAGTATAAAAGCTCGTGGTAAACGCTGCTGGTTACAGGACGTATAGTTGTTTGTGGTTGATACTGGATAAACTTAACAACAGGGCTAGCCAGTCCCTTTGACAATGATTTAAAAGTGGAACAGAGTATATACGTAACGCAGCATGCAAAAACACAAAGCCAACGAACACAAGACATCACGTTATAGAAATTCAGAGAAGTTTTGTTGATGACATCGGATCACAGTAGACATAGTATTGAGCAGAAGGGTATTTGAAAAAGACACTGAATTCAAAAGTCAGTATCATTGCTCGTTAATTGCTTGACGCTCCAAATGAAGATTATATACGTGACTGACGCGTTGTTGCTGTGAGAATGTTAATGCTTGGTTTATTTTTGCTGTAAATCAgacatttttactttcaagaAGGTACATCGT
Proteins encoded:
- the LOC124406065 gene encoding vicilin-like seed storage protein At2g18540 — its product is MADDSDIDSWYLRKDEIVQTSHKNLRSKFNDPGHNGIRLSNGYSTASHRSRAGEQKSSGSSTEVRFINPAIYAESLTPSNGFTESVETPCSTSTDEEATVVVEVRCGDSNGLADGFSTLSVNENSPSIGDGDAPSDQVDLGAADTYRCGSESDTSRTSTLTLTNNSKSVTRLVRRCVIDGSSKIYDEGDTAVDQEDVHRFSTNCRRVVQFSSSSLSSSAFSDSRTSGLDLARRIAHQEWVQKKQRAALQKSEAERKAELRRRQKEERAERERLERERNERDNFLKWQERKKKEEADRKQAVEQELELQRRLKAVEDRAAIAKIIHLQQWARKKEVAQKAQQKEQELKQKAIEEDRKKRLAESSQAFEKWRESAKSRPRPATQGLLPHQRAKPSYVNPKPWQQIVDVEESESQEDLLRKKSAVQGKQKGNIVRRSIASHH